In one Desulfobaculum bizertense DSM 18034 genomic region, the following are encoded:
- a CDS encoding TonB-dependent receptor: MFSRRALGLALCFLLATPHLGFSQEEKTNERSMRLEGITVTATKQEEDVQKIPTSVSAFTDVQLEDAKVDFVQDLAKRVPNLGFYTGGMNLINFPTLRGIRSDPHNNVSSVAMYVDDVPVTSNLGFVSDMYDIERVEVLRGPQGTLYGRSSEGGVINIITKRPDNTPRGSGTLEVGSGYMYHLKGNLAGPLIEDKLYLGIAGNTYKRDGWVKNDFDDDYVDDKKNYSGRGKIRFTPTDDLDITFFASYLKYDEGSFSMYKWPTDDERHVNTDTPGYNRSSIDDQALHIKYDINKNWSITSVSARRYTDADYMVDYDFSPMKFGETHKYDKYNDLSQEIRLGYTNDGVNFLLGGYYDRFDRRVQYEAIPFKMVTETQDVTDTRSLFAHLKYPIWGGLSVSGGLRYDSYTSDFDSQTFSDEKDWSSFSPKIALEYAFNDNSMIYASVARGYRAGGFNSYTPPAGKNSFDEEELWAYEIGSKNMLFDNTLKVNLAFFVNDIKDVQVEQYVPTAMNPMPYIDNSGDTRAWGAETEISWMPLDGLELFASAGYTHMRYGEFEDANGDHEGNRLPYVPDYTYNVGAQYRHSSGFFARGEVLGSSKVYLDSENEHSIPTHATVNGKIGWEFENADVYLFATNLFDKEYDFKGAFGGGYAVASPPRAVGLCLTYHFL, encoded by the coding sequence ATGTTTTCCAGAAGAGCACTTGGCTTAGCTCTGTGCTTCCTTCTCGCCACTCCACACCTTGGTTTTTCTCAAGAAGAAAAAACAAACGAAAGAAGTATGCGCCTTGAAGGGATCACAGTCACAGCGACCAAGCAAGAAGAGGATGTCCAGAAAATCCCAACGAGTGTTTCGGCCTTTACAGACGTCCAGCTCGAAGACGCCAAGGTCGACTTCGTTCAGGATTTGGCAAAACGAGTGCCTAACCTCGGTTTCTATACCGGTGGCATGAATCTTATCAACTTCCCTACTCTGCGTGGTATTCGTTCTGACCCGCATAACAACGTTTCATCTGTCGCAATGTACGTTGATGATGTCCCGGTCACCTCGAACCTCGGCTTTGTCTCAGACATGTATGACATTGAACGCGTCGAAGTCCTGCGTGGCCCACAGGGAACTCTTTATGGCCGAAGCAGTGAAGGTGGCGTCATTAACATCATCACCAAACGCCCAGACAATACACCTCGAGGCTCAGGGACTCTCGAAGTTGGTTCTGGATACATGTATCACCTCAAGGGCAACCTCGCCGGACCACTCATTGAGGACAAGCTCTATCTTGGTATTGCAGGTAACACCTACAAACGTGATGGCTGGGTAAAAAATGATTTTGACGACGACTATGTCGACGACAAAAAGAACTACTCAGGACGAGGCAAAATTCGTTTCACGCCGACAGACGACCTCGATATCACATTCTTTGCTTCCTATCTCAAATATGATGAAGGAAGCTTTTCCATGTACAAATGGCCTACAGACGATGAACGGCATGTCAACACAGACACTCCCGGCTACAACCGTTCTTCCATTGACGATCAGGCCCTGCACATCAAATACGACATCAACAAAAACTGGAGTATCACGTCTGTTTCTGCTCGCCGTTACACAGACGCAGACTACATGGTCGACTACGATTTCTCACCCATGAAATTCGGCGAGACTCATAAATACGACAAATACAATGACCTGAGTCAGGAAATCCGGCTGGGCTATACAAACGATGGTGTCAACTTCCTGCTCGGTGGCTACTACGATCGCTTTGATCGCCGGGTCCAGTACGAAGCGATCCCATTCAAAATGGTAACCGAAACACAGGACGTCACAGACACCAGATCTCTCTTTGCCCACCTGAAATATCCCATCTGGGGCGGCCTGAGTGTCAGCGGCGGTCTTCGCTACGATTCCTATACTTCCGACTTTGATAGCCAGACATTTTCTGACGAAAAAGACTGGAGTTCCTTCTCTCCAAAAATCGCTCTTGAATACGCCTTCAACGACAACAGCATGATTTACGCAAGCGTTGCCCGCGGCTACCGCGCAGGTGGATTCAACAGCTACACCCCGCCAGCAGGCAAAAACAGCTTTGATGAAGAAGAACTCTGGGCCTACGAAATCGGTTCCAAGAACATGCTTTTCGACAATACGCTGAAAGTAAACCTTGCCTTCTTTGTTAACGATATCAAAGACGTTCAGGTTGAGCAGTACGTCCCAACCGCAATGAATCCCATGCCCTACATCGACAACTCAGGAGATACCCGGGCATGGGGTGCTGAAACCGAAATCAGCTGGATGCCTCTTGATGGTTTGGAACTCTTTGCAAGCGCTGGTTACACGCATATGCGCTACGGCGAATTTGAAGACGCCAATGGCGACCACGAAGGAAACCGCCTGCCTTACGTTCCTGACTACACCTATAATGTTGGTGCTCAGTATCGCCACAGCTCTGGTTTCTTTGCCCGCGGCGAAGTTCTCGGCAGCTCAAAAGTCTATCTGGACAGCGAAAACGAGCACTCCATTCCTACTCACGCAACAGTGAACGGAAAAATCGGCTGGGAATTCGAAAATGCAGACGTCTATCTGTTTGCAACAAACCTGTTTGACAAAGAATACGACTTCAAGGGTGCCTTTGGCGGTGGCTATGCTGTTGCCAGCCCGCCCCGAGCCGTTGGTCTCTGCCTGACCTATCACTTCCTGTAA